A single window of Rubripirellula lacrimiformis DNA harbors:
- the aroB gene encoding 3-dehydroquinate synthase — protein MVTPSQGFEVSSVNVPLGGRSYSIQISSGASDGFAASIRSALGDVSHVLVIADEAVDQPWAESVSAALAASGEEASPIRVSRTTVASGEPSKSIAEMDRLLQWVLQKGGDRRSVIVAVGGGVIGDLAGFIAASFARGIRFVQVPTTLLAMVDSSVGGKTGINLPGAKNMVGAFWQPSLVLIDTDVLSTLSQRSYLSGLAEVIKYGVIDDAEFFAELEDQATALVARKPAALRHAISRSCQSKASVVGEDERETSGRRAILNYGHTFAHAIEATAGYGKFLHGEAVAIGMQMAARLAVDLGMCDPSLLDRQTRLIQACCLPTTWADADPDAMLPVMMRDKKVAHGKLRFILPTKIGAVEMVGDVDEAAVRAAIVKLKS, from the coding sequence ATGGTAACGCCGTCGCAAGGGTTTGAGGTCAGCAGCGTCAACGTGCCGCTAGGCGGCCGAAGCTATTCGATCCAGATTTCCAGTGGTGCCAGCGATGGGTTTGCCGCATCGATTCGCAGCGCACTGGGCGATGTGTCGCATGTATTGGTGATCGCTGACGAAGCAGTCGACCAGCCGTGGGCCGAATCGGTTTCGGCGGCTTTGGCTGCAAGTGGCGAAGAAGCGTCGCCCATTCGCGTCAGTCGCACGACCGTCGCATCGGGGGAACCGAGTAAATCGATCGCTGAAATGGATCGGCTGTTGCAATGGGTTTTGCAGAAAGGCGGCGACCGCCGCAGCGTGATCGTGGCGGTCGGGGGCGGTGTGATCGGCGATTTGGCCGGGTTCATCGCTGCGTCGTTCGCCCGTGGAATTCGCTTTGTCCAGGTCCCCACAACGCTGTTGGCAATGGTTGACAGCAGTGTGGGTGGCAAAACGGGCATCAATTTGCCGGGTGCCAAGAACATGGTCGGTGCGTTTTGGCAGCCATCGCTGGTGCTGATCGATACCGACGTCCTGTCAACGCTGTCCCAGCGGAGCTACCTCAGTGGTTTGGCCGAGGTGATCAAGTACGGGGTGATCGACGACGCCGAATTTTTTGCCGAACTGGAAGATCAGGCAACCGCATTGGTGGCGCGAAAGCCCGCAGCGCTGCGTCACGCGATTTCGCGAAGTTGTCAGTCCAAGGCAAGCGTGGTGGGCGAAGACGAACGGGAAACCAGCGGCCGCCGTGCGATTTTGAATTACGGGCATACCTTTGCCCATGCGATCGAAGCGACGGCCGGGTACGGAAAGTTTTTGCATGGCGAAGCGGTGGCGATCGGGATGCAGATGGCAGCCCGCTTGGCCGTCGACCTGGGGATGTGCGACCCGTCGCTATTGGACCGCCAAACACGGCTGATTCAGGCCTGTTGTTTGCCGACGACTTGGGCGGACGCCGATCCGGATGCCATGTTGCCGGTGATGATGCGTGACAAAAAGGTCGCTCACGGAAAGCTGCGTTTCATCCTGCCGACCAAAATCGGGGCGGTCGAAATGGTCGGGGACGTGGACGAGGCGGCTGTTCGCGCAGCGATCGTGAAACTGAAAAGCTGA
- a CDS encoding glycoside hydrolase family 2 protein has protein sequence MTSIHKFVGCLSLIFAVTLVGASMGAAQEIVDQWRYSLRRPADGWQKPAFDDTQWTQGSGGFGTRDTPNARVGTVWATNTIWLRKSLNLPVIPAKPALLIHHDEDVDVFINGVNVLSVKGFTTDYAVIPIPEPKQAALKIGTNVMAVRCRQTSGGQFIDVHLVDADQVPKLEPAKRNTTPFQSELITTWGQDVTAENAWTEYPRPQFQRSQWVNLNGEWDYAVTPETQTDQPAQWNGKILVPYCLESKLGGVERLLDASEALWYRRTFDAKPKTGRRTLLNFEAVDYRCEVFVNEQSVGKHQGGNTPFWFDITDSLTDGKNQLLVRVEDETEKFQLCGKQTLNARGIWYTQVSGIWQTVWLEEVADQHIDQWKIATDAMAGSITVDATVKGGGKLHVIVTDGDRVVAEGTSAGRKTAGQTTAAGTTDAGTHSETIELTVTDAKLWSPSSPHLYGIEAKLLDAKGQVVDTVQSYAGIRTVGKVKDADGQWRFTLNGEVIFHWGPLDQGWWPDGLLTPPSDEAMLFDIQWLKDAGFNMIRKHIKVEPRRYYYHCDRLGMMVWQDHVSGGPKPKWTRLAPNPEDATWPDQEHDQFMLELDRMIQTLESHPSIVCWVPFNEAWGQHRTVETGQWTLKRDPSRLVNIASGGNFWPIGDIVDAHKYPHPEFPFQQGEGGRFDGFIKVMGEFGGHGFPVTGHLWDANRRNWGYGDLPKSLDEYKDRYTTSIQMLDQLQQQGIAAGVYTQTTDVEGEINGLMTYDRKVIKIPAKQLAELHKQLFNQAE, from the coding sequence ATGACCTCGATCCACAAATTTGTCGGTTGCCTCTCGTTGATATTCGCAGTGACTTTGGTCGGTGCTTCGATGGGGGCGGCCCAAGAGATCGTGGATCAGTGGCGATACTCTCTTCGACGGCCCGCCGACGGTTGGCAGAAGCCCGCGTTTGACGACACGCAGTGGACGCAGGGCAGCGGTGGTTTCGGTACTCGCGATACACCGAACGCTCGCGTCGGAACGGTTTGGGCAACCAACACCATTTGGCTGCGCAAGTCACTGAATCTTCCAGTCATTCCTGCCAAGCCGGCGCTGTTGATTCATCATGACGAGGACGTCGACGTTTTCATCAACGGCGTGAACGTCCTTTCGGTCAAAGGGTTCACGACGGACTATGCGGTAATCCCGATCCCGGAACCCAAGCAAGCGGCGCTAAAGATTGGAACCAACGTGATGGCCGTTCGCTGTCGCCAAACCAGCGGTGGCCAATTCATTGATGTGCATCTGGTCGATGCGGACCAGGTGCCAAAGTTGGAACCGGCGAAAAGAAATACGACTCCCTTTCAATCCGAACTGATCACGACGTGGGGCCAAGACGTCACGGCCGAAAACGCGTGGACCGAATATCCGCGTCCACAGTTCCAGCGCAGCCAATGGGTCAATTTGAACGGTGAATGGGACTATGCCGTCACGCCCGAAACACAGACCGACCAACCGGCCCAGTGGAATGGCAAGATTCTGGTTCCGTACTGCTTGGAATCCAAGCTCGGCGGAGTCGAGCGTCTGCTGGATGCCTCGGAAGCCTTGTGGTACCGCCGCACCTTTGACGCCAAGCCCAAAACGGGGCGGCGGACGCTGCTGAACTTCGAAGCCGTCGACTATCGATGTGAAGTCTTCGTCAATGAACAGTCGGTGGGCAAACATCAGGGCGGCAACACGCCGTTTTGGTTCGACATCACCGATTCGCTAACCGACGGAAAGAACCAACTGCTGGTTCGGGTGGAGGATGAAACCGAAAAGTTCCAGCTATGCGGAAAGCAAACTCTGAACGCACGAGGGATCTGGTACACGCAGGTGTCGGGAATCTGGCAAACCGTGTGGTTGGAAGAAGTCGCCGATCAGCACATCGACCAGTGGAAGATCGCAACCGACGCCATGGCTGGCAGCATCACCGTGGATGCCACGGTGAAAGGTGGCGGTAAGCTTCACGTCATCGTGACCGACGGTGACCGGGTCGTGGCCGAAGGCACCAGTGCGGGACGAAAGACGGCGGGACAAACGACGGCTGCCGGGACGACGGATGCCGGGACTCATTCCGAAACCATCGAATTGACTGTGACCGATGCGAAGCTTTGGTCACCTTCATCGCCCCACCTGTATGGCATCGAAGCGAAGCTGCTGGACGCGAAAGGCCAAGTGGTCGACACGGTCCAATCGTATGCCGGTATTCGAACGGTTGGCAAAGTCAAGGATGCCGATGGTCAGTGGCGCTTCACGTTGAATGGCGAGGTCATCTTTCATTGGGGGCCGCTGGATCAGGGATGGTGGCCGGACGGATTGTTGACCCCGCCTTCGGACGAAGCGATGTTGTTCGACATCCAGTGGCTCAAAGATGCGGGTTTCAACATGATTCGCAAACACATCAAGGTCGAACCGCGACGCTACTACTATCACTGTGATCGACTCGGCATGATGGTTTGGCAGGACCATGTCAGCGGTGGGCCAAAACCGAAGTGGACGCGGTTGGCACCGAACCCCGAAGATGCGACTTGGCCGGACCAGGAACATGATCAATTCATGCTGGAACTGGATCGAATGATTCAGACATTGGAAAGTCATCCGTCGATCGTTTGTTGGGTGCCGTTCAACGAAGCCTGGGGACAGCATCGGACGGTGGAAACAGGCCAGTGGACTCTCAAGCGAGATCCATCGCGTCTGGTCAACATCGCCAGCGGAGGAAACTTTTGGCCGATTGGTGACATTGTCGATGCCCACAAGTACCCGCACCCGGAGTTCCCGTTCCAACAAGGGGAAGGCGGCCGATTCGACGGATTCATCAAAGTGATGGGCGAATTTGGCGGTCATGGATTCCCCGTCACCGGACACCTGTGGGATGCCAACCGGCGTAACTGGGGGTACGGCGATTTGCCGAAGTCGTTGGATGAGTACAAGGATCGATACACCACATCGATCCAGATGCTGGACCAGCTTCAACAGCAAGGCATCGCGGCTGGCGTCTACACCCAGACGACGGATGTCGAGGGCGAGATCAATGGACTGATGACTTACGATCGCAAGGTCATCAAAATCCCCGCCAAACAGCTCGCCGAGCTGCACAAGCAGTTGTTCAACCAAGCCGAGTGA
- a CDS encoding multiheme c-type cytochrome, with protein MARLATILVLAMTCLPVWCAQAQDDLLASPSDDLLGSDDLLGGDDLLGGGDDLLGGDDLLGSGDGMQGGDDPLRGLGPDAKSEKPDAAKEDPHEALWAEDRYPSAESCRKCHPGQYEQWRASGHAYAAVSPMFQRFEQAMTEYTQGTVGSFCVRCHLPVGTQLKVSRAASLLDAPQVVREGVTCIACHRVREHYGRSNGDRRIEPGDIHAPVGGTTNGDGVASAIQQSDKLKLKYHSGQTGPGQDIHASSYFFEPLTNSDVCVSCHQVAVHPGIWLEVVHAQYRHGPAAAKGITCQQCHMGAVPGKPVGYDYGHVAEISGKPFGEVKKLSNHMMWGPGYSIAHPGIFPHHPDNKKFSPRDWLAFDYRAGWGTDDFERSVAAHHHFPAPWDTSDDRRDGRKIVDANLSKAQEKRGAAVMTMESALKVDGPKFHDQPRANRGMTVSYRVSNVSEGHNLPTGSLGAQPQLWLNAVLIDPDGRRVWESGYLDRNADLADMNSVEVAKHRIPRDKDLFNLQTKFLINNVRGTDREAALPLNFSIDQLVFLRPGAVPVSVLNHPPLIRMEAHSIAPLDHRTAKYHIPASALRRPGTYRLSVRMRNRTEPMYFMRQINSTPEMIRRMNENMLDLCQSSHTFIVR; from the coding sequence ATGGCACGACTGGCAACGATCCTGGTCCTCGCGATGACATGCCTGCCGGTCTGGTGCGCGCAGGCACAGGATGACTTGTTGGCATCCCCGTCGGACGATCTGCTGGGCAGCGATGACTTGCTGGGCGGCGATGACTTGCTTGGCGGCGGAGACGACTTGCTGGGCGGAGACGATCTGCTGGGCAGTGGGGACGGCATGCAGGGCGGTGATGATCCGCTTCGCGGGCTAGGACCGGATGCTAAATCCGAAAAGCCTGACGCCGCGAAGGAAGATCCACACGAAGCGCTATGGGCCGAAGACCGCTATCCATCGGCCGAATCTTGTCGCAAGTGTCACCCCGGGCAATACGAACAATGGCGCGCCAGCGGTCATGCCTACGCCGCCGTTTCGCCGATGTTCCAACGTTTCGAACAAGCGATGACGGAATACACCCAGGGTACCGTGGGATCGTTCTGTGTCCGCTGTCACTTGCCCGTCGGCACACAGTTGAAGGTGTCGCGAGCGGCAAGCTTGTTGGACGCACCGCAGGTGGTCCGCGAAGGCGTCACCTGTATCGCCTGCCATCGCGTGCGCGAACATTATGGTCGCAGCAACGGTGATCGGCGAATCGAACCCGGTGACATTCACGCCCCGGTCGGTGGTACGACCAACGGTGACGGTGTGGCATCGGCGATCCAGCAATCGGACAAATTGAAACTGAAATACCATTCGGGGCAAACCGGCCCCGGACAAGACATCCACGCGTCCAGCTACTTCTTTGAACCGTTGACCAACAGCGACGTCTGTGTGTCCTGCCATCAGGTGGCGGTGCATCCCGGGATTTGGCTGGAGGTCGTGCATGCTCAGTACCGTCATGGACCTGCAGCGGCTAAGGGCATCACGTGCCAACAATGCCACATGGGCGCCGTGCCCGGCAAACCGGTCGGGTACGACTATGGCCATGTCGCGGAGATCAGCGGCAAGCCATTCGGGGAAGTGAAAAAGCTGTCGAACCATATGATGTGGGGGCCCGGTTATTCGATCGCCCACCCAGGAATCTTTCCGCACCATCCGGACAACAAAAAATTCAGTCCACGCGACTGGCTGGCCTTTGACTATCGGGCCGGATGGGGAACCGACGACTTCGAGCGTTCGGTGGCTGCACACCATCACTTTCCGGCACCATGGGACACCAGCGACGACCGCCGCGATGGCCGGAAAATTGTCGATGCTAACTTGTCCAAAGCACAAGAGAAACGCGGCGCCGCGGTGATGACGATGGAATCCGCCTTGAAGGTTGACGGGCCGAAATTCCATGACCAACCGCGGGCCAATCGCGGCATGACGGTCAGCTATCGGGTCAGCAATGTCAGTGAAGGGCACAACCTGCCGACCGGATCATTGGGCGCGCAGCCGCAACTATGGCTGAACGCTGTGTTGATCGATCCGGATGGCCGACGAGTTTGGGAAAGTGGCTACTTGGATCGCAACGCTGACTTGGCCGACATGAACTCGGTCGAGGTGGCCAAGCATCGGATTCCACGCGACAAAGACTTGTTCAATCTGCAAACCAAATTCCTGATCAACAACGTGCGTGGCACCGATCGTGAAGCCGCACTGCCGTTGAACTTTAGCATTGACCAGTTGGTGTTCTTGCGTCCTGGTGCGGTGCCCGTCAGCGTCCTGAACCACCCGCCATTGATTCGGATGGAAGCGCACTCGATTGCTCCGCTGGATCATCGGACTGCCAAGTATCACATCCCCGCATCGGCTTTGCGGAGACCCGGCACCTACCGTTTAAGCGTTCGGATGCGTAACCGTACCGAGCCGATGTATTTCATGCGTCAAATCAATTCGACACCCGAGATGATTCGACGGATGAACGAGAACATGCTTGATCTTTGCCAAAGCAGTCACACTTTTATCGTTCGATAG
- a CDS encoding YfhO family protein has protein sequence MPANRTSVVTARSLDRWIRWLAVPIVIAMILATVLSGHDRLAFRDVSHFYTPLYEYVALRCQTQWLPLWNPLDQTGIPLIGETTTAVFYPLRYLLFALPIAASTAMAWYVAIHLMIASATAQFAARSMGVNRRFAFLASIAYPLSGSVWFLYTNPPYLVSAAWMPLAIATLLSRRLRPITRVVVTALALAMMILAGDPQTALHTVLVATPVMAVRCFRDDVNRWKLYRVDGCVWLLAPILAAMLSAPQIAASVAWSRQSNRALPPAEVSRWAPPEVGGKTHQAYQFSLPPWHLTELVTPNPSGSLLPIYRRVSQWIPGDGRVWTPTIYMGLFVLLAIIDRIGRWRTDGINAPLAILMVSLALSCGHFGILWWVQASTGTMSQFDSAVGGPYWWLYQFLPGYDSFRYPTKWLVFASLGGSVIAAQWGQRVHRNRQSMASQIPVIAIAAAAILLGWGLWWAFGRWTDSADGLRSIQSAALPSDLFWGPLDVAGGLVEIRQSLIHSTLALTAVIALMIGASRGALGQRRFAFAMGAILIADLWGVAAGMTYRVDVAAEDAIVETLSQNVPDDVHRWMRTKSGTGWPDHWQQESSPDRLFEVEASQRSAWFGRWHLAGGHRMFNNMVSIESQSMAAFWDRFHVETDGMNAAQIDQWWDAARSTMAIDAVVHCTQSQSPREAAIIGDRVLVDIHRTKIHSGLSARRGEVMLRDDANVVQVNLSEPAAVVRPVLQDGSWIARARRRTATVASSSDPELQTDEPEWQAVEVTAMRGLVQQVNLPAGDWTIQFKYAPAWVTQAIPLAAVGWIAIGIFVCRRSVVGRHARR, from the coding sequence ATGCCAGCCAACCGAACCAGCGTCGTGACCGCACGAAGTTTGGATCGTTGGATTCGATGGCTTGCGGTTCCCATCGTGATTGCCATGATTTTGGCAACCGTGCTGTCGGGGCATGACCGATTGGCGTTCCGGGACGTCAGCCACTTTTACACGCCGCTGTACGAATACGTTGCACTGCGCTGCCAAACGCAGTGGTTGCCGCTTTGGAACCCGCTGGACCAAACCGGCATCCCGCTGATCGGCGAAACCACCACCGCGGTCTTCTATCCGCTGCGGTATTTGCTGTTCGCGTTGCCGATTGCAGCATCGACAGCGATGGCTTGGTACGTCGCGATCCACTTGATGATCGCATCGGCGACGGCTCAATTTGCAGCCCGGTCGATGGGTGTCAATCGGCGATTCGCATTCCTGGCATCGATCGCCTATCCGTTGTCCGGCAGCGTTTGGTTTCTGTACACCAACCCGCCCTATCTGGTTTCGGCCGCTTGGATGCCACTGGCCATTGCGACGTTATTGTCACGACGCCTGCGACCGATAACGCGAGTCGTGGTGACCGCGTTGGCGCTAGCCATGATGATCCTAGCTGGCGATCCGCAGACCGCGTTGCACACCGTTTTGGTTGCCACCCCCGTCATGGCGGTCCGATGCTTTCGCGACGATGTCAATCGCTGGAAACTCTACCGAGTGGATGGATGTGTTTGGTTGCTGGCTCCGATCTTGGCGGCGATGTTGTCGGCGCCCCAGATCGCCGCGTCGGTGGCGTGGAGTCGACAGAGCAACCGTGCCCTGCCGCCTGCGGAAGTCAGTCGTTGGGCTCCGCCTGAGGTCGGCGGAAAGACACATCAGGCGTACCAGTTCTCGCTGCCGCCTTGGCATTTGACCGAATTGGTAACGCCCAATCCGTCCGGATCGCTGCTGCCAATCTATCGCCGGGTTAGTCAGTGGATTCCGGGGGATGGCCGGGTTTGGACGCCAACGATCTACATGGGATTGTTCGTGTTGTTGGCCATCATCGACCGCATCGGTCGATGGCGAACCGATGGGATCAATGCACCGCTTGCGATCCTGATGGTCTCGCTGGCTCTGTCCTGTGGCCACTTCGGGATCCTGTGGTGGGTCCAAGCGTCGACTGGCACGATGTCGCAGTTCGACAGCGCGGTGGGCGGACCATATTGGTGGCTGTATCAGTTCTTGCCAGGATACGACTCGTTCCGATATCCAACGAAGTGGTTGGTCTTTGCATCGTTGGGCGGTTCGGTGATCGCGGCCCAGTGGGGCCAGCGGGTTCATCGCAACCGGCAATCCATGGCCAGCCAGATTCCCGTGATCGCGATCGCCGCCGCGGCGATTCTGTTGGGGTGGGGATTGTGGTGGGCCTTTGGTCGCTGGACCGATTCGGCCGATGGGTTGCGGTCGATCCAGTCTGCCGCTCTGCCTAGCGACTTGTTTTGGGGACCGTTGGATGTGGCAGGTGGTTTGGTCGAAATTCGACAATCGCTGATCCATTCCACGTTGGCATTGACCGCGGTCATCGCCCTGATGATTGGCGCATCACGCGGTGCCCTTGGGCAGCGCCGATTTGCATTCGCGATGGGGGCGATCCTGATTGCCGATCTATGGGGCGTTGCCGCTGGGATGACGTACCGTGTGGACGTCGCGGCGGAAGACGCGATCGTTGAAACTCTGTCGCAAAATGTGCCTGACGACGTGCATCGCTGGATGCGTACCAAGTCCGGCACCGGATGGCCCGACCACTGGCAACAGGAATCCAGTCCCGATCGGTTATTCGAAGTCGAAGCCAGTCAGCGATCGGCTTGGTTCGGACGATGGCATCTGGCCGGTGGCCATCGCATGTTCAACAACATGGTATCGATCGAAAGTCAATCGATGGCCGCGTTCTGGGACCGATTTCACGTCGAGACAGATGGGATGAACGCGGCCCAGATCGATCAATGGTGGGATGCGGCGCGTTCAACCATGGCAATCGACGCAGTCGTCCATTGCACTCAGTCGCAGTCCCCACGCGAAGCGGCGATCATTGGCGACCGCGTCCTGGTCGATATCCATCGGACCAAAATACACTCTGGTCTTAGCGCCCGCCGGGGCGAGGTCATGCTTCGCGACGATGCCAACGTGGTCCAAGTGAATCTCTCGGAACCTGCGGCGGTTGTCCGTCCCGTGCTGCAAGATGGATCCTGGATCGCACGGGCCCGCCGCAGAACCGCGACGGTCGCGTCGTCTAGCGATCCGGAATTGCAGACGGATGAACCGGAGTGGCAGGCGGTGGAAGTCACCGCCATGCGAGGATTGGTCCAGCAGGTGAACTTACCCGCCGGTGATTGGACGATCCAATTCAAGTACGCTCCCGCGTGGGTGACGCAGGCGATTCCGTTGGCTGCAGTCGGCTGGATCGCGATTGGAATCTTCGTGTGTCGCCGATCCGTTGTTGGGCGACACGCGCGTCGATAG
- a CDS encoding PEGA domain-containing protein: protein MRLPIMIVALSAFSCVGCVRRRMTVRTSPPGATVSVDNQVIGTTPAATPFGFYGTREFRVEKDGFRTETIRRRINPPWYQYPGIDFVAETLWPGELRDERIIDIELVPKTLEPIDDVVGRADSLRTQSRLGVVTAPP, encoded by the coding sequence GTGCGTTTGCCCATCATGATCGTGGCACTTTCGGCGTTTTCGTGCGTCGGGTGTGTGCGGCGACGGATGACGGTCCGCACCAGTCCCCCTGGGGCCACGGTCTCGGTCGACAACCAAGTGATCGGGACCACGCCGGCGGCGACCCCGTTTGGTTTCTACGGAACGCGCGAATTCCGCGTTGAAAAAGATGGGTTTCGCACGGAAACGATTCGCCGTCGTATCAACCCACCCTGGTATCAGTATCCTGGAATCGACTTTGTTGCCGAAACCTTGTGGCCTGGCGAACTTCGCGACGAACGAATCATCGATATCGAATTGGTGCCCAAGACGCTGGAACCGATCGACGATGTGGTAGGGCGGGCCGATTCGCTGCGAACTCAGTCTCGTCTCGGCGTGGTGACGGCGCCACCGTAG
- a CDS encoding prenyltransferase/squalene oxidase repeat-containing protein: protein MATDLNPDSIPTAQPIADVPLAGVEYEQAMEEEYELPERRFGFLRAAPAWLVSMMLHVLILLVLGLVTIADPIKIVNVLTASATSEEGPEIEEFTIEDIDPGEVAEMQEMTDPIAELTEPMEMTEPIEVAPVAMSAVVMDMADFAAEMAPSMTSLQSLASMTSQPLGSRSEDMRKKLLRDYGGSESSEAAVTEALKWFSRHQMPNGGWTFAHNLVCNGACGNPGDAPRARAVSGATAMALLPFMGAGQTHIQGDFKEVVGAGLRFLVQSGKPGNAGGLPVLDLRSGGDMYSHGLAAIALCEAYAMTEDPQLFGPAQGAINFIVAAQCRDGGWRYRPQEARGGDTSVVGWQVMALKSGYMGHLSIPPATIQGSVMFLDRVQSNNGSMYGYDKPSTKIRSGTTAIGLLCRMYTGWDKTHPGITEGVQNLLKFGVKKDDLYFNYYAAQVLRHYGGPEWDKYNVELRDWLVSSQAQNSGAKGSWYIKSKVHGMEEGGRLMQTAFATMILEVYYRHMPLYADAAAEDDFPL, encoded by the coding sequence ATGGCAACAGACTTGAATCCCGACTCGATTCCCACCGCACAACCGATCGCGGATGTTCCTTTGGCGGGCGTCGAGTACGAACAGGCGATGGAGGAGGAATACGAATTGCCGGAGCGGCGATTCGGATTTCTTCGTGCGGCACCGGCATGGCTGGTCAGCATGATGTTGCACGTCTTGATCCTGCTGGTGTTGGGATTGGTGACGATCGCCGACCCGATCAAAATCGTCAACGTTTTGACCGCCAGCGCAACCTCGGAAGAGGGGCCCGAGATCGAAGAGTTCACGATCGAAGACATCGATCCCGGCGAAGTTGCCGAGATGCAAGAGATGACCGATCCGATCGCTGAACTGACCGAACCGATGGAGATGACCGAGCCGATCGAAGTGGCTCCCGTTGCGATGTCGGCAGTCGTCATGGACATGGCCGACTTTGCCGCCGAAATGGCGCCTTCGATGACCAGTCTTCAATCGCTCGCGTCGATGACCAGCCAACCACTGGGTAGTCGTTCGGAAGACATGCGAAAGAAACTGCTTCGGGACTACGGCGGCAGCGAGTCCAGCGAGGCCGCGGTCACCGAAGCACTGAAATGGTTTTCACGACATCAAATGCCAAACGGCGGTTGGACCTTTGCGCACAACCTAGTCTGCAACGGCGCCTGCGGTAATCCGGGCGACGCCCCGCGTGCTCGAGCAGTTTCGGGCGCCACTGCGATGGCGCTCCTGCCTTTCATGGGTGCCGGACAAACACACATCCAAGGCGACTTCAAAGAAGTGGTCGGCGCCGGGCTGCGTTTCTTGGTGCAGTCCGGAAAACCTGGCAACGCGGGTGGTCTGCCTGTGCTGGACCTTCGCAGCGGTGGCGACATGTACTCGCATGGACTCGCCGCGATCGCACTGTGCGAAGCCTATGCGATGACCGAAGATCCACAATTGTTCGGTCCGGCCCAAGGTGCGATCAATTTCATCGTCGCGGCCCAGTGCCGTGATGGCGGCTGGCGCTATCGTCCACAGGAAGCCCGCGGTGGTGATACATCCGTGGTCGGCTGGCAAGTCATGGCGCTGAAAAGCGGTTACATGGGGCACCTTTCGATTCCACCGGCCACGATACAAGGGTCCGTGATGTTCCTGGACCGGGTCCAGTCGAACAATGGTTCGATGTACGGATACGACAAACCGTCAACCAAAATTCGTTCAGGCACCACAGCGATCGGCCTGCTGTGTCGGATGTACACCGGATGGGACAAAACGCATCCGGGGATTACCGAAGGCGTCCAAAACCTGTTGAAATTTGGCGTCAAGAAAGACGACCTCTATTTCAACTACTACGCCGCCCAAGTGTTGCGTCACTATGGTGGTCCCGAATGGGACAAGTACAACGTCGAACTGCGTGATTGGTTGGTCAGCAGCCAGGCCCAAAATTCAGGTGCCAAGGGCAGCTGGTACATCAAGAGCAAAGTTCACGGCATGGAAGAGGGCGGTCGTCTAATGCAAACCGCGTTCGCCACGATGATCTTAGAAGTCTACTATCGCCACATGCCGCTGTACGCCGACGCCGCCGCCGAAGACGATTTTCCGCTGTAA
- a CDS encoding ion transporter has product MSDLPFKPTRARQRRDLQRPADAGWRQELHDIIFEADSPAGRWFDIGLLIAILASIFLVAVETVPEYEDWRNLFIRCEQILAGLFAVEYVMRLMTVRKPMKYALSFWGIIDLLSFLPSFITPFIGGSSASFVTLRAIRLLRVFRVLKLWRMMDDADELASAVWRSRNKIIVFLAVVLVAVTISGTLMYHIEHVSDMDAGGQFTSIPQAMYWAIVTMTTVGYGDIVPKTTLGKFISAALILLGYSLIIVPSTFVSAEIIQKTQTPDAHPCPHCNVSGHRADATYCYRCGDRLVR; this is encoded by the coding sequence ATGTCCGATTTACCATTCAAACCGACTCGGGCGCGGCAGCGTCGCGATCTGCAGCGACCCGCCGATGCTGGTTGGCGGCAGGAGCTGCACGACATCATTTTCGAGGCCGATTCGCCAGCCGGTCGCTGGTTTGACATCGGTCTATTGATCGCCATCCTGGCCAGCATCTTTCTGGTCGCGGTCGAGACGGTGCCCGAGTACGAAGATTGGAGGAATCTGTTCATCCGGTGTGAACAGATTCTGGCTGGGCTGTTCGCGGTCGAGTATGTGATGCGGCTAATGACGGTCCGCAAGCCGATGAAATATGCCCTCAGTTTTTGGGGCATCATCGACTTGCTTAGTTTTTTGCCAAGCTTCATCACGCCCTTTATCGGTGGATCGTCCGCTTCGTTTGTGACGCTGCGAGCGATTCGGTTGCTGCGAGTCTTTCGAGTTCTGAAGCTGTGGCGGATGATGGACGATGCCGACGAATTGGCATCGGCGGTGTGGCGGTCGCGGAACAAGATCATCGTGTTCCTAGCCGTCGTGCTGGTGGCGGTCACGATCAGCGGTACGTTGATGTATCACATCGAACATGTCAGCGACATGGATGCGGGCGGCCAGTTCACGTCGATCCCGCAAGCGATGTATTGGGCAATCGTGACGATGACCACGGTTGGTTATGGCGATATTGTGCCCAAGACCACATTGGGGAAATTTATCTCGGCAGCACTGATATTGCTGGGATACAGCCTGATCATCGTTCCATCCACATTCGTCAGTGCCGAGATCATTCAGAAAACGCAGACGCCCGATGCGCATCCTTGCCCGCACTGTAACGTCAGTGGGCATCGCGCCGATGCAACCTATTGTTATCGGTGCGGGGATCGGCTGGTTCGCTAG